Proteins from a single region of Hypomesus transpacificus isolate Combined female chromosome 9, fHypTra1, whole genome shotgun sequence:
- the LOC124470624 gene encoding bladder cancer-associated protein: MYCLQWLLPVLLIPKPLNPALWFNHSMFMGFYLLSFLLERKPCTICALVFLAALFLICYSCWGNCFLYHCHDTVLPDSAHNPSIVGT, from the coding sequence ATGTACTGCCTGCAGTGGTTGCTCCCAGTCCTCCTGATCCCCAAGCCCCTGAACCCCGCCCTTTGGTTCAACCACTCCATGTTCATGGGGTTCTATCTGCTCAGCTTCCTGTTGGAGAGGAAACCCTGCACCATCTGTGCCTTGGTGTTCCTGGCCGCGCTCTTCCTCATCTGCTACAGCTGCTGGGGGAACTGCTTCCTGTATCACTGCCACGACACAGTACTGCCGGACTCCGCACACAACCCCAGCATTGTGGGCACCTAA